The Streptomyces sp. NBC_01689 genome includes a window with the following:
- a CDS encoding NAD-dependent epimerase/dehydratase family protein yields MPTLLITGAAGFVGSRVTREAERLPVEARLMSHRSPLPGSLSGSGVRTVRADLGEPASLRGVCDGVDVLIHCASRIGGDAEANEAVNARGTAALVEEACRAGVARIVQLSTASVYGRGTFRGSRPEDLTRNPGSPTSRTRAAAEDAVLAAGGIVLRPHLVYGEGDAWVVPGLARLLSALPGTVEGWPSRTSVIEVSELAALLVATALAPAAALTASIYHAAHPEPVAVDALLRAVAACVGVAWPDRELTAGRARAVLAERGVPASGLDMFTTDHVFDSTPLWSDLRRVPGPGFDTDFASAVPWYRKALHAG; encoded by the coding sequence GTGCCCACCCTTCTGATCACCGGCGCGGCCGGTTTCGTCGGCAGCCGTGTCACCCGCGAGGCGGAGCGGCTGCCGGTCGAGGCGAGACTGATGTCGCACCGCAGTCCGCTCCCCGGTTCCCTTTCCGGGTCCGGTGTCCGGACCGTACGGGCCGACCTGGGCGAACCCGCCTCCCTGCGCGGGGTCTGCGACGGCGTCGACGTGCTGATCCACTGCGCCTCGCGGATCGGCGGGGACGCCGAGGCCAACGAGGCCGTCAACGCCCGCGGGACGGCCGCCCTCGTGGAGGAGGCGTGCCGCGCGGGGGTGGCGCGCATCGTTCAGCTCAGCACCGCCTCCGTCTACGGCCGCGGTACCTTCCGCGGGAGCCGCCCCGAGGACCTGACGCGCAACCCGGGATCGCCCACCTCCCGCACCCGGGCCGCGGCCGAGGACGCCGTTCTCGCGGCCGGCGGCATCGTCCTGCGGCCGCACCTCGTGTACGGGGAGGGCGACGCCTGGGTGGTCCCGGGGCTGGCCCGGCTGCTCTCCGCGCTGCCCGGCACGGTGGAGGGCTGGCCGTCCCGGACGTCGGTGATCGAGGTGTCCGAGCTGGCCGCGCTGCTGGTGGCGACCGCGCTCGCCCCGGCCGCCGCCCTGACGGCCTCCATCTATCACGCGGCGCACCCGGAGCCCGTCGCCGTGGACGCCCTGCTGCGCGCGGTGGCCGCGTGCGTCGGCGTCGCGTGGCCGGACCGGGAACTGACCGCCGGCCGGGCGCGGGCGGTCCTGGCGGAACGCGGCGTACCGGCGTCGGGGCTCGACATGTTCACCACCGACCACGTCTTCGACAGCACCCCGCTCTGGTCCGATCTGCGCCGCGTTCCCGGCCCGGGGTTCGACACCGATTTCGCGTCTGCCGTGCCCTGGTACCGCAAGGCCCTGCACGCGGGCTGA
- a CDS encoding ScbA/BarX family gamma-butyrolactone biosynthesis protein: MSYTTSTRVSVAGDVASVATKAPRTTVRAPQPRLTTTVPREYVHRAAVSEVLLTGWEAATGPAGPDRSDVFAVSAQWPRSHSFFTQSGGYQDPMLLIESVRQIGSLLAHAEFGVPFGHQFLMWDMSFSTSPELLVADAVPTEVELRTVCRDIVRRGRSLGGMRYDVTVLRDGEALATGGAAFSCTSPAVHRRLRAGRPTTTDRVAPPGIDPAAVGHSGDRHVLLAEPGAGAAPGTGDRWELRVDTAHPTFFDHPVDHIPGMVLLEAARQAALVSTGMPDALLLGLKSNFTRYAEFDAPCWIEPSVEPHGADGGVLVRVCGTQHAETVFTAELLLSPRGR; the protein is encoded by the coding sequence ATGTCGTACACCACCTCCACCCGTGTGTCGGTCGCTGGCGATGTCGCGTCGGTGGCCACGAAGGCGCCCCGCACCACCGTGAGGGCTCCGCAGCCCCGGCTGACCACGACGGTTCCGCGCGAGTACGTCCATCGCGCGGCGGTCTCCGAAGTGCTGCTGACCGGCTGGGAAGCCGCCACGGGCCCGGCCGGGCCCGACCGCTCCGACGTCTTCGCGGTCAGTGCCCAATGGCCGCGCAGCCACTCGTTCTTCACCCAGTCCGGCGGCTATCAGGACCCGATGCTGCTGATCGAGTCCGTCCGCCAGATCGGCTCCCTGCTCGCGCACGCCGAGTTCGGCGTCCCCTTCGGGCACCAGTTCCTGATGTGGGACATGTCGTTCAGCACCTCGCCCGAACTTCTCGTCGCGGACGCCGTGCCCACCGAGGTCGAACTGCGCACCGTCTGCCGCGACATCGTCCGCCGGGGCCGCTCGCTCGGCGGAATGCGCTACGACGTCACCGTGCTGCGCGACGGGGAGGCCCTGGCCACCGGGGGCGCCGCGTTCAGCTGCACCAGTCCTGCGGTGCACCGCAGGCTGCGGGCCGGCCGGCCCACCACCACCGACCGCGTCGCGCCGCCGGGGATCGATCCCGCGGCCGTCGGGCACTCCGGCGACCGCCATGTGCTGCTCGCGGAGCCGGGGGCCGGGGCGGCGCCCGGCACCGGCGACCGCTGGGAGCTGCGCGTCGACACCGCCCATCCCACCTTCTTCGACCACCCCGTCGACCACATACCGGGCATGGTCCTGCTGGAGGCGGCCCGGCAGGCCGCCCTCGTCTCGACGGGCATGCCCGACGCCCTGCTGCTGGGTCTCAAGAGCAACTTCACGCGCTACGCGGAGTTCGACGCCCCCTGCTGGATCGAACCGAGCGTGGAACCGCACGGCGCCGACGGCGGCGTACTGGTGCGGGTGTGCGGCACACAGCACGCTGAGACGGTCTTCACCGCCGAGCTCCTCCTGAGCCCGCGCGGACGTTGA
- a CDS encoding response regulator transcription factor: MNRQAVDLLDVRSQRNLPHRPTIPHPGRPVAAHAATDRPGPPAGALRVLVVENDARAADSLVQGLLRQGYAAQSVATGTKALQAHRDADLLLLDLDLPDLDGLEVCRGIRAVCDTPVIAVTARGSELDRVLGLQAGADDYLVKPYGFRELLARMEAVMRRVRQQPASAQVITHGPLRIDVGTRVATLDGEPVDLTRKEFDLLHLLASQPGTVMPRRQLMAQVWDDTWSHRGRTIDTHVSSLRGKLGSSGWIITVRGVGFRLGHP, translated from the coding sequence ATGAATCGGCAAGCCGTGGATCTACTCGACGTCCGATCGCAGCGCAATCTCCCGCACCGACCCACGATTCCGCACCCCGGGCGGCCGGTTGCCGCACACGCCGCCACCGACCGCCCCGGCCCGCCGGCCGGAGCCCTGCGCGTCCTGGTCGTGGAGAACGACGCGCGGGCCGCGGACTCCCTGGTCCAGGGCCTGTTGCGGCAGGGGTACGCCGCGCAGAGCGTGGCGACCGGCACCAAGGCGCTCCAGGCGCACCGCGACGCCGATCTCCTGCTGCTCGACCTCGACCTGCCCGACCTGGACGGGCTGGAGGTGTGCCGGGGCATCCGGGCGGTCTGCGACACCCCGGTCATCGCCGTCACCGCGCGCGGCTCCGAGCTCGACCGCGTGCTCGGACTGCAGGCCGGCGCCGACGACTACCTGGTCAAGCCCTACGGCTTCCGTGAACTGCTGGCCCGGATGGAGGCGGTGATGCGTCGGGTACGACAGCAGCCGGCGTCCGCCCAGGTCATCACCCACGGGCCGCTGCGCATCGACGTCGGCACCCGGGTGGCCACCCTGGACGGGGAGCCGGTGGACCTGACCCGCAAGGAGTTCGACCTGCTGCACCTGCTGGCCTCGCAGCCCGGCACCGTGATGCCGCGCCGCCAGCTCATGGCCCAGGTCTGGGACGACACCTGGTCCCACCGGGGCCGCACGATCGACACCCATGTCAGCAGTCTGCGCGGCAAGCTCGGTTCGAGCGGCTGGATCATCACCGTCCGGGGGGTCGGCTTCCGGCTCGGCCACCCGTAG
- a CDS encoding ScbR family autoregulator-binding transcription factor, translating into MATQERGTRSRHSILESAARVFDERGYDAASTNDILARTGLTRGALYHHFPSKEAIAVALVTAHSEALVVPDRAVKLQAVIDLTLEFAQRLQHDPVLRASVRLAVEQTSFSRPPQTAYEQSGAAILALLRQADEQGEILPGVDIREATSTIVGAFTGLQLMSQVYSNRADLPERIGAFWRFVLPGLATPGLLGRLRTSVTAPSEDA; encoded by the coding sequence ATGGCGACACAAGAACGCGGAACGAGGTCGAGGCACTCGATCCTGGAGTCCGCGGCCCGGGTGTTCGACGAGCGCGGCTACGACGCGGCGAGCACCAACGACATCCTGGCGCGCACGGGTCTCACCCGAGGCGCCCTCTACCACCACTTCCCCTCCAAGGAAGCGATCGCCGTGGCCCTGGTCACCGCGCACAGCGAGGCACTCGTGGTGCCGGACCGTGCGGTGAAGCTCCAGGCGGTCATCGATCTGACCCTGGAGTTCGCCCAGCGTCTCCAGCACGACCCGGTGCTGCGCGCGAGCGTGCGGCTCGCGGTCGAGCAGACGTCCTTCTCACGCCCGCCGCAGACCGCGTACGAGCAGTCCGGCGCGGCCATCCTGGCGTTGCTGCGGCAGGCCGACGAACAGGGCGAGATCCTGCCGGGCGTCGACATCCGGGAAGCCACCTCGACCATCGTCGGCGCCTTCACCGGGCTGCAGTTGATGTCGCAGGTGTACAGCAACCGCGCGGACCTGCCCGAACGCATCGGCGCGTTCTGGCGTTTCGTGCTGCCCGGCCTGGCCACCCCCGGCCTGCTCGGCCGCCTGCGCACGTCCGTCACGGCGCCCTCCGAGGACGCCTGA
- a CDS encoding TetR/AcrR family transcriptional regulator — MQTRSEQTRQALVRAAAELIANGRLADAGLVNICRRAGVSRGALYHHFSSIAELNAAVYERAHERVVALMDEAFGSGPLEDAPERLLIAFCEALRTEELVRAGIQLAVDGSVGPPRLRDDVLSLVRERVAATHRGAVPAPEDLADLAVVVAAGLETLGHTDADWWDARTSKRLWALLRPLFAGRAGGGAVGPGADDSLGAVGAVGVGGTEGAGRRGEGERV, encoded by the coding sequence ATGCAGACTCGGTCCGAACAGACCCGTCAGGCTCTCGTCCGTGCCGCGGCGGAACTGATAGCGAACGGCCGGCTCGCCGATGCGGGTCTGGTCAACATCTGCCGCCGCGCCGGAGTGAGCCGGGGGGCTCTCTACCATCACTTCTCCTCCATCGCGGAGTTGAACGCGGCCGTCTACGAGCGGGCGCACGAGCGGGTCGTCGCGCTCATGGACGAGGCCTTCGGGAGCGGTCCCTTGGAGGACGCCCCCGAGCGCCTCCTGATCGCCTTCTGCGAGGCCCTGCGGACGGAGGAACTCGTGCGGGCCGGCATCCAGTTGGCGGTCGACGGCTCGGTGGGGCCGCCCAGGCTGCGCGACGACGTCCTGTCGCTCGTACGCGAGCGCGTCGCCGCCACGCACCGGGGCGCGGTGCCCGCCCCGGAGGACCTCGCCGACCTCGCGGTGGTGGTGGCCGCGGGGCTGGAGACCCTGGGGCACACCGACGCCGACTGGTGGGACGCCAGGACGTCCAAGAGGCTGTGGGCGCTGTTGCGGCCGCTGTTCGCGGGGCGGGCCGGGGGCGGCGCGGTCGGCCCCGGTGCCGACGACTCACTGGGTGCCGTGGGTGCCGTGGGTGTCGGGGGTACGGAGGGGGCGGGACGGCGTGGGGAAGGGGAGCGGGTCTGA
- a CDS encoding sensor histidine kinase, with amino-acid sequence MSGTTAPAPVPPAVSVPRAAPVVGSGFGEALHEGLVRAASRMSPRRAPGTGAPGDTLGTWETGAVLDRFTAGLPTVLDPAEAEVPALRGTLTEFARTVLARAAEAPALATPPVSPAADGPPGPVAPPAASPHQVAAAVALLLECALLHVLEHGIAHREGALPRAVAVVRRLGEVVRETGEGAWSGDDGRGERRRLARQLHDELGGALSTARLSLEAATTAAATAPAPTTTPQHTPGAPTPSALTAHLASAQRALTEAARQNQALIGGLRHRAGLPPLREALEAFLAGPRPRAGLGVRTSVEVVGDERTLSERYREETFLALREALRDRLARSGARRVDTVVRVTRRWLYAKVTDDGPAPRSAESLRSLTDRIEDLGGRTRITEATPTGTLLEIHLPLRAHL; translated from the coding sequence ATGAGCGGCACGACCGCACCCGCGCCCGTCCCCCCGGCCGTCTCCGTTCCCCGCGCCGCGCCGGTCGTCGGCAGCGGATTCGGCGAAGCACTGCACGAGGGCCTGGTCCGTGCGGCGTCCCGGATGTCACCGCGCCGGGCCCCCGGCACCGGAGCGCCCGGCGACACCCTGGGGACCTGGGAGACCGGCGCCGTCCTGGACCGCTTCACCGCCGGGCTGCCCACCGTGCTCGACCCCGCCGAGGCGGAGGTACCGGCGCTGCGCGGCACGCTGACGGAGTTCGCGCGCACCGTCCTCGCGCGGGCCGCGGAGGCCCCCGCCCTCGCCACGCCGCCCGTGTCCCCCGCCGCGGACGGCCCGCCCGGCCCCGTCGCCCCGCCCGCGGCCTCCCCCCACCAGGTGGCGGCCGCCGTCGCGCTGCTCCTGGAGTGCGCCCTGCTGCACGTCCTGGAACACGGCATCGCCCACCGGGAGGGCGCGCTGCCGCGGGCGGTCGCGGTGGTCCGGCGCCTGGGCGAGGTCGTCCGGGAGACCGGCGAGGGGGCCTGGTCGGGCGACGACGGCCGTGGTGAGCGCCGCAGGCTGGCCAGGCAGCTCCACGACGAACTGGGCGGCGCCCTGTCCACGGCCCGCCTCAGCCTCGAAGCGGCCACGACGGCCGCCGCCACGGCCCCCGCGCCGACCACGACGCCACAACACACCCCCGGCGCCCCCACTCCCTCCGCCCTCACCGCCCATCTCGCCTCGGCGCAGCGGGCGTTGACGGAGGCGGCGAGACAGAACCAGGCGCTCATCGGCGGCCTGCGCCACCGAGCCGGCCTGCCGCCCCTGCGCGAGGCCCTGGAGGCCTTCCTCGCGGGCCCCCGCCCCCGCGCGGGCCTCGGCGTCCGGACGTCCGTCGAGGTCGTCGGGGACGAGCGGACCCTCTCCGAGCGGTACCGGGAGGAGACCTTCCTCGCCCTGCGCGAGGCCCTGCGCGACCGCCTGGCCCGCTCGGGCGCCCGCCGGGTGGACACCGTCGTACGCGTCACCAGACGGTGGCTCTACGCGAAGGTGACCGACGACGGGCCCGCGCCCCGCTCCGCCGAGTCCCTGCGCTCCCTGACGGACCGCATAGAAGACCTCGGCGGCCGCACCCGCATCACCGAGGCCACCCCCACGGGCACCCTCCTGGAGATCCACCTGCCCCTGCGCGCCCACCTCTGA
- a CDS encoding FhaA domain-containing protein produces MGVLKKFEQRLEGLVNGTFAKVFKSEVQPVEIAGALQRECDNNATIWNRERTVVPNDFIVELSTPDFERLSPYSGQLGDELAGMVRDYAKQQRYTFMGPIKVHLEKADDLDTGLYRVRSRTLASSTDQQAPERAPAGPPQASPRGQGGYGYPPAAAPPMPSAPPPGRPGPTPMGHRPGASAGPAGGGRTRHWIEINGARHQISRPTLVLGRSTEADVRIDDPGVSRRHCEIRTGTPSTIQDLGSTNGIVVDGQHTTRATLRDGSRIVVGSTTIIYRQAEG; encoded by the coding sequence ATGGGAGTCCTGAAGAAATTCGAGCAGCGTCTCGAAGGTCTGGTCAACGGCACCTTCGCCAAGGTGTTCAAGTCCGAGGTCCAGCCCGTGGAGATCGCCGGAGCGCTGCAGCGCGAGTGCGACAACAACGCGACGATCTGGAACCGCGAGCGGACCGTCGTACCGAACGACTTCATCGTGGAACTGAGCACACCGGACTTCGAGCGCCTCAGCCCGTACTCGGGCCAGCTCGGCGACGAGCTCGCGGGCATGGTGCGCGACTACGCCAAGCAGCAGCGCTACACCTTCATGGGCCCCATCAAGGTCCATCTCGAGAAGGCGGACGACCTCGACACCGGTCTGTACCGGGTGCGCAGCCGTACGCTCGCCTCCTCCACCGACCAGCAGGCGCCCGAGCGCGCCCCCGCGGGTCCCCCGCAGGCGTCCCCGCGCGGCCAGGGCGGCTACGGCTACCCGCCGGCCGCCGCGCCTCCCATGCCGTCCGCGCCGCCGCCCGGGCGCCCGGGGCCCACGCCCATGGGGCACCGGCCCGGCGCGAGCGCGGGACCGGCGGGCGGTGGCCGTACCCGCCACTGGATCGAGATCAACGGCGCCCGCCATCAGATCTCCCGCCCGACGCTGGTGCTGGGCCGCAGCACCGAAGCCGACGTGCGGATCGACGACCCCGGCGTATCGCGCCGGCACTGTGAGATCCGGACCGGAACGCCCTCGACGATCCAGGATCTCGGGTCCACCAACGGCATCGTGGTGGACGGGCAGCACACCACCCGCGCTACGCTCCGCGACGGCTCGCGGATCGTCGTGGGCAGCACCACCATCATTTACCGGCAAGCCGAAGGGTGA
- a CDS encoding FHA domain-containing protein FhaB/FipA, whose protein sequence is MSELTLTVMRLGFLAVLWLFVIVAVQVIRSDLFGTRVTQRGSRRDAARPQQAARQAAAPPPQRQQAPAAGGGRQRRGAPTKLVVSEGTLTGTTVALQGQTITLGRAHDSTIVLDDDYASSRHARIYPDRDGQWIVEDLGSTNGTYLDRSRLTTPTPIPLGAPIRIGKTVIELRK, encoded by the coding sequence ATGTCAGAGCTGACCCTCACGGTCATGCGGCTGGGTTTCCTGGCCGTATTGTGGCTGTTCGTGATCGTGGCCGTGCAGGTCATCCGCAGCGACCTGTTCGGAACGCGTGTCACACAGCGCGGCTCGCGCAGGGACGCGGCCAGGCCGCAGCAGGCCGCGCGCCAGGCCGCGGCACCACCGCCGCAGCGCCAGCAGGCGCCGGCGGCCGGCGGCGGCCGCCAGCGCCGCGGCGCCCCCACCAAACTCGTCGTCTCCGAGGGCACCCTCACGGGCACCACGGTCGCGCTCCAGGGGCAGACCATCACCCTCGGCCGCGCGCACGACAGCACCATCGTGCTGGACGACGACTACGCGTCCAGCCGCCATGCCAGGATCTACCCGGACCGGGACGGCCAGTGGATCGTCGAGGACCTCGGCTCCACCAACGGCACGTATCTCGACCGGAGCCGACTGACGACTCCCACGCCGATCCCGCTGGGTGCACCCATCCGCATCGGCAAGACCGTCATCGAGCTGCGGAAGTAG
- a CDS encoding Stp1/IreP family PP2C-type Ser/Thr phosphatase: protein MSLSLRFAAGSHKGMIREGNEDSGYAGPRLLAIADGMGGQAAGEVASSEVISTIVALDDDVPGSDILTSLGTAVQRANDQLRMMVEEDPQLEGMGTTLTALLWTGQRLGLVHVGDSRAYLLRDGVLTQITQDHTWVQRLVDEGRITEEEATTHPQRSLLMRALGSGDHVEPDLSIREVRAGDRYLICSDGLSGVVSHQTMEDTLASYQGPQETVQNLIELALRGGGPDNITVIVADVLDIDSGDTLAAQLSDTPVVVGAVAENQHQLHDNGAMQTPAGRASGLGRQVPGQGGGGEFGPPGSGEADGYAPAGGFADYSDEDFVKPRTGRKWLKRSFYSVLALAVLGGGAYGGYRWTQTQYYVGSNGQHVALYRGISQDLAWVSLSKVEKDHPEIELKYLPPYQQKQVKATIAEGGLDDARSKIDELAVQASACRKNSERRSAETQNNAKTGENGAGGTTGTTSTSLTSKATSSATPSPNSSSSPSSNPSKTAPTPTPGPSLSDEEQKLVSLCGKQ from the coding sequence ATGAGTCTGTCACTGCGCTTCGCCGCCGGATCGCACAAAGGCATGATCCGCGAGGGCAACGAGGACTCCGGTTACGCCGGTCCCCGGCTGCTCGCGATCGCCGACGGGATGGGCGGCCAGGCCGCCGGTGAGGTCGCCTCCTCCGAGGTGATCTCCACCATCGTGGCGCTCGACGACGACGTGCCCGGCTCCGACATCCTCACCTCGCTCGGCACCGCCGTGCAGCGCGCCAACGACCAGCTCCGGATGATGGTCGAGGAGGACCCCCAGCTGGAGGGCATGGGGACCACCCTCACCGCGCTCCTGTGGACCGGCCAGCGCCTCGGTCTCGTGCACGTCGGCGACTCCCGCGCCTATCTGCTCCGGGACGGCGTCCTCACGCAGATCACCCAGGACCACACCTGGGTCCAGCGCCTCGTCGACGAGGGCCGGATCACCGAGGAGGAGGCCACCACCCACCCGCAGCGCTCCCTGCTGATGCGCGCGCTGGGCAGCGGCGACCACGTCGAACCGGACCTCTCCATCCGCGAGGTCCGCGCCGGCGACCGCTACCTGATCTGCTCCGACGGACTCTCCGGCGTCGTCTCGCACCAGACGATGGAGGACACCCTCGCCAGCTACCAGGGCCCGCAGGAGACCGTCCAGAACCTGATCGAGCTCGCGCTGCGCGGCGGCGGCCCCGACAACATCACCGTCATCGTCGCCGACGTCCTCGACATCGACTCCGGCGACACCCTCGCCGCCCAGCTCTCCGACACCCCCGTCGTGGTGGGCGCGGTCGCCGAGAACCAGCACCAGCTGCACGACAACGGCGCCATGCAGACCCCCGCGGGCCGCGCCTCCGGCCTCGGCCGTCAGGTGCCCGGCCAGGGCGGCGGCGGCGAGTTCGGGCCGCCCGGCAGCGGCGAGGCCGACGGCTACGCCCCCGCGGGCGGCTTCGCCGACTACTCGGACGAGGACTTCGTCAAGCCGCGCACCGGCCGCAAGTGGCTGAAGCGATCCTTCTACTCCGTGCTCGCGCTCGCCGTGCTCGGCGGTGGCGCGTACGGCGGGTACCGGTGGACGCAGACGCAGTACTACGTCGGCAGCAACGGGCAGCACGTCGCGCTGTACCGCGGTATCAGCCAGGACCTGGCCTGGGTCTCGCTCTCGAAGGTGGAGAAGGACCACCCCGAGATCGAACTCAAGTACCTCCCGCCGTACCAGCAGAAGCAGGTCAAGGCGACCATCGCGGAGGGCGGTCTCGACGACGCCCGGTCCAAGATCGACGAGCTCGCGGTGCAGGCGTCCGCGTGCAGGAAGAACTCCGAGCGCCGCTCCGCCGAGACACAGAACAACGCCAAGACCGGTGAGAACGGGGCGGGTGGGACCACGGGAACCACCAGCACCTCACTCACGTCCAAGGCCACGTCCAGCGCGACGCCGTCACCGAACTCCTCGAGTTCGCCGTCGTCGAACCCGTCCAAGACCGCACCCACTCCCACACCCGGCCCCAGCCTCTCCGACGAGGAGCAGAAGCTGGTCTCGCTGTGCGGTAAGCAGTAA
- a CDS encoding FtsW/RodA/SpoVE family cell cycle protein, with protein MSSSTNTPTHHTSTIGSIGTPSRRNTELALLVFAVVIPVFAYANVGLAINDSVPPGLLSYGLGLGLLAGVGHLAVRKFAPYADPLLLPLATLLNGLGLVMIWRLDQSKLLRSLPNFAPAAPRQLMYTALGIGLFVVVLIFLKDHRVLQRYTYISMFGALILLLLPLVPGLGANIYGAKIWISIPGLGTLQPGEFAKIILAVFFAGYLMVKRDALALASRRFMGLYLPRGRDLGPILVVWFVSILILVFETDLGTSLLFFGMFVIMLYVATERTSWIVFGLLMSAVGAVGVASFEPHIQTRVQAWLNPLHEYKLSQAGTHDGILHSEQAMQALWAFGSGGTLGTGWGQGHSELIRFAANSDFILASFGEELGLAGIMAILVIYGLIAERGIRTALAARDPFGKLLAVGLSGGFALQVFVVAGGVMGLIPLTGMTMPFVAYGGSSVIANWALMGILIRISDTARRPAPAPAPSPDAEMTQVVRP; from the coding sequence ATGAGCAGTAGTACGAACACGCCGACGCACCACACGTCGACGATCGGCTCCATCGGCACGCCGAGCCGGCGCAACACCGAGCTCGCGCTGCTGGTGTTCGCGGTCGTCATCCCGGTCTTCGCCTACGCCAACGTGGGCCTGGCCATCAACGACTCGGTGCCGCCCGGCCTGCTGAGCTACGGCCTGGGGCTCGGCCTCCTCGCCGGCGTGGGCCATCTCGCGGTGCGCAAGTTCGCCCCGTACGCGGACCCGCTGCTGCTGCCGCTGGCGACGCTGCTCAACGGCCTCGGCCTGGTGATGATCTGGCGCCTCGACCAGTCCAAGCTGCTCCGGTCGCTGCCCAACTTCGCCCCGGCCGCGCCCCGCCAGCTGATGTACACCGCGCTGGGCATCGGCCTGTTCGTCGTCGTCCTGATTTTCCTCAAGGACCACCGGGTCCTGCAGCGGTACACCTACATCTCCATGTTCGGCGCCCTGATCCTGCTGCTGCTGCCGCTGGTTCCGGGCCTCGGCGCCAACATCTACGGCGCCAAGATCTGGATCTCGATCCCCGGCCTGGGCACCCTCCAGCCCGGCGAGTTCGCGAAGATCATCCTCGCGGTCTTCTTCGCCGGCTACCTGATGGTCAAGCGCGACGCGCTGGCCCTCGCCAGCCGCCGCTTCATGGGCCTCTACCTGCCGCGCGGACGCGACCTCGGCCCGATCCTGGTGGTCTGGTTCGTCTCCATCCTGATCCTGGTCTTCGAGACCGACCTCGGTACCTCGCTGCTGTTCTTCGGCATGTTCGTGATCATGCTGTACGTCGCCACGGAACGGACCAGCTGGATCGTCTTCGGTCTGCTGATGTCGGCGGTCGGCGCAGTGGGCGTCGCGAGCTTCGAACCGCACATCCAGACCCGTGTCCAGGCCTGGCTCAACCCGCTGCACGAGTACAAGCTCAGCCAGGCCGGAACCCACGACGGCATCCTCCACTCCGAGCAGGCCATGCAGGCGCTGTGGGCCTTCGGCTCCGGCGGCACGCTCGGCACCGGATGGGGACAGGGCCACTCCGAACTCATCCGGTTCGCCGCCAACTCCGACTTCATCCTCGCCAGCTTCGGCGAGGAACTCGGCCTGGCGGGGATCATGGCGATCCTGGTCATCTACGGCCTGATCGCGGAGCGCGGCATCCGTACGGCGCTCGCGGCCCGCGACCCGTTCGGCAAGCTCCTCGCCGTGGGCCTCTCCGGCGGCTTCGCGCTCCAGGTCTTCGTCGTCGCCGGCGGCGTCATGGGCCTGATCCCGCTCACCGGTATGACGATGCCGTTCGTGGCCTACGGAGGCTCCTCCGTCATCGCCAACTGGGCGCTGATGGGCATCCTCATCAGAATCAGCGACACCGCCCGCCGCCCCGCGCCCGCGCCCGCACCCAGCCCCGACGCCGAGATGACCCAGGTGGTCCGCCCGTGA